A section of the Lathamus discolor isolate bLatDis1 chromosome 6, bLatDis1.hap1, whole genome shotgun sequence genome encodes:
- the RIC3 gene encoding protein RIC-3 isoform X1 produces the protein MENTYGGVKKGRKCSLPPLADLRLRAVSIGPPGRRDRDRRCPPRRARGAARDAQPLASHAPSRPRAQGACAHLRVSYRGGPVTARRRWPAMAYSTCCRVAVVSCLVLCVSLLLPRTFLSRGGGRQEPGAAPLAAPAPPEGKLGRFPPRMHYQAAPDSRATPHFPRSHLAEAVAKAKAGGSGGGSTGGTGRGLVGQIIPIYGFGIFLYILYILFKLASKGKTTTGERKCPTAAHGNMKRKITDYELTQLQEKLRETEEAMEKLINRVGPNCDSRTQNVTTDQEKRLLQQLREITRVMKEGKFIDGNSPEKEAEEAPYMEDWEGYPEETYPVYDNSDCFKRKQDTILVDYPDLSQPSAEELAERMEGMEDEDLLCNETLLSDLIMGRGSHDLMQKKDEVTGISEEEERELHQSQSTEQCCCCYEDDDPAVIAENAVFHSESCSEAEESTQEDLSMESENENAALKKQKAGDSDETATLRKRNTKGLE, from the exons ATGGAAAACACTTATGGCGGGGTTAAGAAGGGACGCAAATGCTCCCTCCCGCCCTTGGCTGACCTGAGGTTGAGGGCCGTTTCCATAGGGCCTCCGGGAAGACGAGACCGTGATCGGCGCTGCCCACCCCGCAGAGCCAGAGGGGCTGCCCGCGACGCCCAGCCCCTCGCCTCTCATGCTCCCTCCCGGCCTCGAGCACAGGGCGCATGCGCGCATCTGCGCGTAAGCTACAGGGGGGGCCCGGTAACGGCTCGGCGGCGGTGGCCCGCTATGGCGTACTCGACGTGCTGCAGGGTGGCCGTGGTCTCCTGCCTGGTGCTCTGCGTGTCCCTGCTCCTGCCGCGGACCTTCTTGTCTCGGGGCGGCGGGCGGCAGGAGCCCGGGGCTGCGCCGCTCGCAGCGCCCGCGCCGCCCGAGG ggaAGCTCGGTCGCTTTCCACCGAGGATGCATTACCAGGCTGCTCCCGACAGCCGAGCTACTCCTCATTTTCCAAGGTCTCACCTTGCTGAAGCAGTTGCCAAAGCCAAGGCAGGTGGAAGTGGTGGTGGAAGCACTGGTGGAACCGGGAGAGGCCTTGTGGGGCAGATTATCCCTATATATGGATTTGGCATCTTCTTATATATCCTGTACATTTTATTTAAG CTGGCTTCCAAGGGGAAAACTACCACTGGAGAGCGGAAATGCCCTACTGCTGCACATGGAAACATGAAGAGGAAAATCA CTGACTATGAGCTCACTCAACTTCAGGAAAAACTGAGGGAGACAGAAGAAGCTATGGAAAAATTAATCAACAGAGTAGGACCTAACTGTGACAG CAGGACTCAAAATGTTACAACAGACCAGGAAAAAAGGTTACTTCAGCAACTTCGAGAAATTACTAGAGttatgaaagaaggaaaattcatAGATGGCAACTCTCCTGAGAAGGAAGCTGAAGAAGCTCCTTACATGGAGGACTGGGAAG GTTATCCAGAAGAGACCTATCCTGTCTATGATAATTCTGATTGCTTTAAGAGGAAACAGGACACAATCCTAGTAGACTACCCTGACTTGAGCCAGCCCTCAGCAGAAGAGCTGGCGGAAAGAATGGAGGGCATGGAAGATGAGGATCTTCTGTGCAATGAAACCCTGCTATCTGATCTCATCATGGGAAGGGGCAGTCATGATTTAATGCAGAAAAAGGATGAGGTAACTGGCATCAGTgaagaagaggagagggaaCTTCATCAAAGCCAAAGCACTGAGCAGTGTTGCTGTTGTTACGAGGATGACGATCCTGCTGTCATAGCAGAGAATGCTGTATTCCACTCTGAGAGCTGCAGCGAAGCAGAAGAATCAACCCAAGAGGATCTGTCTATGgaatcagaaaatgaaaatgcagcactgaaaaagcaaaaagctggtGATTCAGATGAAACAGCCACACTGAGAAAGCGCAACACAAAAGGACTTGAGTAA
- the RIC3 gene encoding protein RIC-3 isoform X2, which yields MENTYGGVKKGRKCSLPPLADLRLRAVSIGPPGRRDRDRRCPPRRARGAARDAQPLASHAPSRPRAQGACAHLRVSYRGGPVTARRRWPAMAYSTCCRVAVVSCLVLCVSLLLPRTFLSRGGGRQEPGAAPLAAPAPPEGKLGRFPPRMHYQAAPDSRATPHFPRSHLAEAVAKAKAGGSGGGSTGGTGRGLVGQIIPIYGFGIFLYILYILFKLASKGKTTTGERKCPTAAHGNMKRKITDYELTQLQEKLRETEEAMEKLINRVGPNCDRTQNVTTDQEKRLLQQLREITRVMKEGKFIDGNSPEKEAEEAPYMEDWEGYPEETYPVYDNSDCFKRKQDTILVDYPDLSQPSAEELAERMEGMEDEDLLCNETLLSDLIMGRGSHDLMQKKDEVTGISEEEERELHQSQSTEQCCCCYEDDDPAVIAENAVFHSESCSEAEESTQEDLSMESENENAALKKQKAGDSDETATLRKRNTKGLE from the exons ATGGAAAACACTTATGGCGGGGTTAAGAAGGGACGCAAATGCTCCCTCCCGCCCTTGGCTGACCTGAGGTTGAGGGCCGTTTCCATAGGGCCTCCGGGAAGACGAGACCGTGATCGGCGCTGCCCACCCCGCAGAGCCAGAGGGGCTGCCCGCGACGCCCAGCCCCTCGCCTCTCATGCTCCCTCCCGGCCTCGAGCACAGGGCGCATGCGCGCATCTGCGCGTAAGCTACAGGGGGGGCCCGGTAACGGCTCGGCGGCGGTGGCCCGCTATGGCGTACTCGACGTGCTGCAGGGTGGCCGTGGTCTCCTGCCTGGTGCTCTGCGTGTCCCTGCTCCTGCCGCGGACCTTCTTGTCTCGGGGCGGCGGGCGGCAGGAGCCCGGGGCTGCGCCGCTCGCAGCGCCCGCGCCGCCCGAGG ggaAGCTCGGTCGCTTTCCACCGAGGATGCATTACCAGGCTGCTCCCGACAGCCGAGCTACTCCTCATTTTCCAAGGTCTCACCTTGCTGAAGCAGTTGCCAAAGCCAAGGCAGGTGGAAGTGGTGGTGGAAGCACTGGTGGAACCGGGAGAGGCCTTGTGGGGCAGATTATCCCTATATATGGATTTGGCATCTTCTTATATATCCTGTACATTTTATTTAAG CTGGCTTCCAAGGGGAAAACTACCACTGGAGAGCGGAAATGCCCTACTGCTGCACATGGAAACATGAAGAGGAAAATCA CTGACTATGAGCTCACTCAACTTCAGGAAAAACTGAGGGAGACAGAAGAAGCTATGGAAAAATTAATCAACAGAGTAGGACCTAACTGTGACAG GACTCAAAATGTTACAACAGACCAGGAAAAAAGGTTACTTCAGCAACTTCGAGAAATTACTAGAGttatgaaagaaggaaaattcatAGATGGCAACTCTCCTGAGAAGGAAGCTGAAGAAGCTCCTTACATGGAGGACTGGGAAG GTTATCCAGAAGAGACCTATCCTGTCTATGATAATTCTGATTGCTTTAAGAGGAAACAGGACACAATCCTAGTAGACTACCCTGACTTGAGCCAGCCCTCAGCAGAAGAGCTGGCGGAAAGAATGGAGGGCATGGAAGATGAGGATCTTCTGTGCAATGAAACCCTGCTATCTGATCTCATCATGGGAAGGGGCAGTCATGATTTAATGCAGAAAAAGGATGAGGTAACTGGCATCAGTgaagaagaggagagggaaCTTCATCAAAGCCAAAGCACTGAGCAGTGTTGCTGTTGTTACGAGGATGACGATCCTGCTGTCATAGCAGAGAATGCTGTATTCCACTCTGAGAGCTGCAGCGAAGCAGAAGAATCAACCCAAGAGGATCTGTCTATGgaatcagaaaatgaaaatgcagcactgaaaaagcaaaaagctggtGATTCAGATGAAACAGCCACACTGAGAAAGCGCAACACAAAAGGACTTGAGTAA
- the RIC3 gene encoding protein RIC-3 isoform X3: protein MHYQAAPDSRATPHFPRSHLAEAVAKAKAGGSGGGSTGGTGRGLVGQIIPIYGFGIFLYILYILFKLASKGKTTTGERKCPTAAHGNMKRKITDYELTQLQEKLRETEEAMEKLINRVGPNCDSRTQNVTTDQEKRLLQQLREITRVMKEGKFIDGNSPEKEAEEAPYMEDWEGYPEETYPVYDNSDCFKRKQDTILVDYPDLSQPSAEELAERMEGMEDEDLLCNETLLSDLIMGRGSHDLMQKKDEVTGISEEEERELHQSQSTEQCCCCYEDDDPAVIAENAVFHSESCSEAEESTQEDLSMESENENAALKKQKAGDSDETATLRKRNTKGLE from the exons ATGCATTACCAGGCTGCTCCCGACAGCCGAGCTACTCCTCATTTTCCAAGGTCTCACCTTGCTGAAGCAGTTGCCAAAGCCAAGGCAGGTGGAAGTGGTGGTGGAAGCACTGGTGGAACCGGGAGAGGCCTTGTGGGGCAGATTATCCCTATATATGGATTTGGCATCTTCTTATATATCCTGTACATTTTATTTAAG CTGGCTTCCAAGGGGAAAACTACCACTGGAGAGCGGAAATGCCCTACTGCTGCACATGGAAACATGAAGAGGAAAATCA CTGACTATGAGCTCACTCAACTTCAGGAAAAACTGAGGGAGACAGAAGAAGCTATGGAAAAATTAATCAACAGAGTAGGACCTAACTGTGACAG CAGGACTCAAAATGTTACAACAGACCAGGAAAAAAGGTTACTTCAGCAACTTCGAGAAATTACTAGAGttatgaaagaaggaaaattcatAGATGGCAACTCTCCTGAGAAGGAAGCTGAAGAAGCTCCTTACATGGAGGACTGGGAAG GTTATCCAGAAGAGACCTATCCTGTCTATGATAATTCTGATTGCTTTAAGAGGAAACAGGACACAATCCTAGTAGACTACCCTGACTTGAGCCAGCCCTCAGCAGAAGAGCTGGCGGAAAGAATGGAGGGCATGGAAGATGAGGATCTTCTGTGCAATGAAACCCTGCTATCTGATCTCATCATGGGAAGGGGCAGTCATGATTTAATGCAGAAAAAGGATGAGGTAACTGGCATCAGTgaagaagaggagagggaaCTTCATCAAAGCCAAAGCACTGAGCAGTGTTGCTGTTGTTACGAGGATGACGATCCTGCTGTCATAGCAGAGAATGCTGTATTCCACTCTGAGAGCTGCAGCGAAGCAGAAGAATCAACCCAAGAGGATCTGTCTATGgaatcagaaaatgaaaatgcagcactgaaaaagcaaaaagctggtGATTCAGATGAAACAGCCACACTGAGAAAGCGCAACACAAAAGGACTTGAGTAA